One Hymenobacter volaticus DNA window includes the following coding sequences:
- a CDS encoding alpha/beta fold hydrolase codes for MLTPALPGYGTTTPASDYSLEAAAEALRAELAAAGVSQAVLVGHSMGATWLWPLPSATRASWRASGCFTPRPCPTMKKIRSAGRAIAPFWRNTAWPRMPRSFYNPSFRPSTRNRWPMK; via the coding sequence GTGCTGACCCCAGCCCTGCCTGGCTACGGTACCACTACTCCTGCCTCGGACTACAGCCTAGAAGCCGCGGCCGAGGCGTTGCGAGCAGAGCTGGCCGCGGCTGGCGTGAGCCAGGCGGTCCTGGTGGGGCACAGTATGGGGGCTACGTGGCTCTGGCCTTTGCCGAGCGCTACCCGGGCCTCGTGGCGGGCCTCGGGCTGTTTCACTCCTCGGCCCTGTCCGACAATGAAGAAGATACGCAGCGCCGGGCGCGCAATCGCACCTTTCTGGAGGAACACGGCGTGGCCGCGTATGCCGAGGAGTTTCTACAACCCCAGCTTTCGCCCCAGCACCAGGAATCGTTGGCCAATGAAGTAG